The Marasmius oreades isolate 03SP1 chromosome 2, whole genome shotgun sequence genomic sequence TAATGGTGGTTGATAGATCTAGAGAAGTCGGTGAGGACTTTTATAGGCCAGCCATGTCATTTTATTGTGGCTACGTTAGGGACAAGACGCACAAAAGCAATACAAAAGGAGTCGTGGATCAGCCTGGATCGGTGGATGTGGTCAGAGCGTGCGAAGATGTGTTTTAGACTCTGTTCAAGAATCTAGATCTAGCGCTCTAGCGCTCTATCCCAACGATGGACGaccttttctccttcctAGAAAATGCTGCGCCGGACATCGACGACGCAGAGACCGACGATATCAACGCTTCTTTCctcaagaaaagaaaaccTGAAGCCTCGGAGCTCGAACTGAATGGCGACCACCCCACACCTCTCaagaaacaaaagaaagaaacCATTCTACCCCCGAATCCAGTGATCACCGATGAAATAGAGATAGAAGCAAAACGCGAGGTGGAAGCGAGTGCTGGACTGCAAGGAGGTGTTGAAACCGGCTCGAGATTGGAGCTTAGACATCAGGTTTTGCATAAAAGTTGTATTTTACGCTTTTTTTCACTCACCCACGGTTCGCACAGGTTCGGCACCAAGTCGCGGTCCCTCCTGGGTACAATTACATTCCAATATCACAACGTGTACCTCCCCCCAATCCAGACCGAGAGTACAAGTTTGATCTCGATCCGTTCCAAAAAGTCTCGGTGTCCGCCATTCAACGTAACGAGAGTGTCCTGGTGTCTGCACATACAAGCGCCGGGAAGACTGTTGTCGCAGAGTATGCAATCGCCCAATCTCTGGCAAGGAAACAGCGTGTCATATATACAAGTCCAATTAAAGTACGTTGAGGTCCCAAGCTTCGTCTACGTTTTACTGAGAAATATCCGCAGGCTCTTAGTAATCAAAAATACCGAGAAATGTTGGCGGAATTCGGGGATGTGGGACTTATGACTGGAGATGTTACAATCAACCCTTCGGCGACGTGTTGGTCATGACTACCGAGGTGCGTACCGTTCCCGCTCTCATGAAGATCAAAAGTTGACATTAAGCCCCAGATTCTTCGTTCCATGCTGTACCGAGGCTCGGAAATCATGCGTGAAGTTGCCTGGGTTGTTTTTGACGAAATCCACTACATGCGAGATAAGGAACGGGGTGTAGTTTgggaagaaactatcattcttcttcctcatacCGTCCGATGCGTCTTCCTCTCAGCGACTATCCCCAATGCCATGCAATTTGCCGAGTGGATATGCAGGTCACACGAACAACCCTGTCACGTCGTCTACACTAATTACCGACCAACTCCCCTTCAACATTACCTCTTCCCGAAAGGAGGGGAAGGTATATATCTTGTGGTCAACGAAAAGGGTGAATTCCGGGAGGACAACTTCAGTAAGGCGATGGGGGAGTTGCAAGAGCGTATCGGTGAGGATCCGGCCGATCCCAAAGGtgggaaaggaaggaaaggcaAGACGAGGAAGGGCGGAGAAAAAAAAGGCGAGTGGTCGAGGCCTCGATGATACCATTATGTTTATCATTCTACTCTTAGCTCCGGACATCTCAAGGATAGTGAAGATGGTCATGGTCAAGAACTTCAATCCTGTCATCGTTTTCTCTTTCAGCAAACGCGAATGCGAGGCAAATGCAATAGCAATGTTCAAGTCCGAGTTCAATACCACAGAAGAGCAAGACCTCGTTTCGAACATATTCAACAACGCCATTGAAAACCTTGCGCCCGACGACCGTCAGTTACCCCAGATCTCAAACCTCTTGCCGCTATTGAAGCGGGGAATCGGAATCCATCACAGTGGACTTCTACCGGTTCTCAAAGAGGTGATCGAGATTCTTTTCCAGGAGGGCCTGATCAAAGTGCTCTTTGCGACAGAGACGTTTTCGATCGGTCTCAACATGCCTGCCAAGACTGTCGTCTTCACGGATACACGTAAATTCGATGGACGGGAACAAAGGGATTTATCTTCCGGTGAATACATCCAGATGTCTGGACGCGCCGGACGTCGAGGTCTCGATGACAGAGGGGTCGTAATCATGATGTGTGATGAGAAGTTGGAACCGACAGTTGCAAAGGACATGATCAAAGGAGAACCTGACCGGTTGGATTCTGCTTTCCATCTTGGTTATAATATGATTATGAACTTGATGAAGGTGGAGGGAATCAATCCGGAATACATGCTGGAGAGATGTTTCTACCAGTTCCAGAAAAATGCAGGACTACCGAAGCTGGAGGAAGGTTCATCGACAGTCAACGATTCTTTGACTTAACATTGACCGGTGTCCTTTGACAGAGGTCAGTGCAGCAGAAAAGATGAAAGACGCGATAACCGTACCAGACGACGAGCGAGTTGCTGAGTACTACAAATATCGTCAAGAGCTCGAACGCATGGCTGCTGACTTTAGATTGGTCATAACCCACCCATCCTACGCTCTTCCTCACCTAAAACCTGGTCGCCTCATCAAGGTCAAACACGACAAACTTGATTTTGGTTGGGGAGTAGTCATTAGCTATTCGAAACGGATTTCTCCCAAGGTATATCCACATCCTGGTGAAGGACCGACTCAGCATTGACACGTTCCCATACAGCATCTACCACTTCCGCCGCACGAGCAGTATATCATCGACGTACTCTTGAACGTTATCCCCAGTGGAACTCTCATGACTAAAGATCGGGCGAACGTCCCACCCACGCCAGGGAACATTTAACCATGTCCGCCGGGCAAGAAAGGATCACCTCTCGTCCTACCGGCGCTTCTCTCAACCGTGGAAAGCATCAGCCATTTCAGAATACACCTACCGAAAGATATTCGGCAAGAGCGAGCGAGGGAGACGGTCTGGAAGAGCGTTTTAGAAGTTCATCGTCGGTACCCGGATGTGATGTTGTTGGACCCAATAAAGAACATGGGCATCAAGGATGGCAAATTCGTAGCTCTTGTTCGGGTTTGTCTGTTCTCCTTAACATGGTTCCGGCCGTCTGCTGACACTTGACATCAGAAAATCGAGGCGATGGAAAACCGGATGTTCCAGAGTCCTCTTCACAAGGATCCTCGACTCGGAGAACTGCTTGCCCTGTATTCGAAAAGGGCAGAACACCAAGACCGGATACGGAGCTTGAAGAGGCAGATACAAGCTACTCAAGATCTACTGCAGCTGGAAGAGCTCAAGTGCCGGAAACGAGTACTCAGACGATTAGGCTTCACCACTGCCGACGATATCGTGGATGTCAAAGGCAGAGTTGCTTGCGAGATCAGCACTGGAGACGAGCTCTTGTTAACCGAGCTGGTATTCAACGGGGTTTTCAATGCGTTGGAGCCAGAGCAATGTGCGGCGCTTTTGAGTTGTTTCGTGTTTGATGTGAAGGTACAGTTTCTAGCCGTTCCTTGGCGTTCGATGGTGCTCACTCAGTGACATCCAGAGTGAACATCCGGCACAGCTGAAAGAAGAGCTGGCCTCCCCGCTTCGGACTCTCCAGGAGATCGCCAGGCGCATAGCCATAGTCTCGAAAGAGTCCAAACTACCTGTAGACGAAAATCAATACGTCTCTTCATTCAAGGCTGAACTCATGGATGTGGTCATGCAGTAGTGTAAGGGAGCATCATTTTCTGAAATATGCAAGGTATTTATCTCCAGATCTTTCTCTCTACTGCCAATGTTAACACTTAACATGGTCAAGCTCGCGGGGCCTAATATATTTGAAGGGAGTCTCATTCGTGTGTTTCGTCGTCTGGGAGAACTCCTCCGTCAGATGGTGATGGCTGCCAAAGTGATTGGAAACGGTGAGCTGCAGCAAAAATTTGAGAAGGCATCCGAGATGCTTGAGCGGCCCAATTCGGTCATTTTCTGTTCGTCTTTGTATTTTTAGATGTTGTAACATATTTCTCGGAGTCTCTAAGTATTCCTGGCAGCTGCCCAGCGCTCACGCCCAGGCCCCGTCCGAACAATTCACCTCATCAAGATTCGAATAATGTTATCCTTCATGTCAATTTCATTCCTCCTTCAAAAACTCATCCATCTCTGCAACCTTGGGCGACAAAGATACACATTTCTTCTGTCTTCGACTTTGACTTGTCGTCACTGATTCCTGTCAGACCTCGGCGAGGAAGAGGTTCACGTTCTGGTCGTCGATCCGAGCGGTCATTGACGGCGTGACTGACAAGCACCCGTCACAACTGTACAGATGTGACAAGCTCACTATCGTCCTCTCGCCTATAAGTGAACAAGCTTACAATAAGTCTGCTGTACGTTTTCAACCGCTTCTTATTACTGTACTACCATTACTGTTCATTCCTATAAAATTCTTACATGGACCcctcctttctttcttttccctcttATTCAGCTCTCGTCGTCTATCAGGACCGTTCACAAGTACGCCCTTTAGCTCTTTCTTTCCGATCCGTCCTCGTTACTGATCATTCCTTCCCAGTGGGGCCTGTTGACGATACCTTCGGCCTCAGTAAAGAATTCTACCAGTTATGCCTGGACACCACCCCCAAGCAACTGGGAAACCAGTCGCCAGTCTCTATAACATCGACCCTCACCTCACCCACTACCCGCACGCTCGTCAAGCTCGGCATCAATGAGGGCAGCGCCGCCAACTCATCCCGTCTGACTGACCATTACCCCGATGCGTTCACCGACTTTCATGGTACTCCTAGTGGTGCTCCCTGCATCTTCAAGACAGGTCCTGCTTGGCCTAAACCCAAGGGTCCAGAAGCGCAGCCCTATGTTCGCGAGTTACGTGCTGTCAACGGCCACCCTATCACAAAATTCTGGCCCAATATTCGTGCAAATATCGGGAAATGCCTCACCTCTCGCCGCATCAAGTGGAGCTCCGTCGATGCCATAGGCTTCGCCAATGCTGGGGAAAAGAAGCCCTTCTGCCCACTTCTGGTATGGCTCGGCGTGCTGCCCAACACTCTCCCCTTCAAGGATGCAAAGGCTGCTGCTGAGTATATCAAGGGTGCTATCCTCAGCCAAACTGGCTTTCCCGGGATTGAAGTCGCGTTCCGTGA encodes the following:
- the MTR4_1 gene encoding ATP-dependent RNA helicase mtr4, which gives rise to MDDLFSFLENAAPDIDDAETDDINASFLKKRKPEASELELNGDHPTPLKKQKKETILPPNPVITDEIEIEAKREVEASAGLQGGVETGSRLELRHQVRHQVAVPPGYNYIPISQRVPPPNPDREYKFDLDPFQKVSVSAIQRNESVLVSAHTSAGKTVVAEYAIAQSLARKQRVIYTSPIKILRSMLYRGSEIMREVAWVVFDEIHYMRDKERGVVWEETIILLPHTVRCVFLSATIPNAMQFAEWICRSHEQPCHVVYTNYRPTPLQHYLFPKGGEGIYLVVNEKGEFREDNFSKAMGELQERIGEDPADPKGGKGRKGKTRKGGEKKGEWIVKMVMVKNFNPVIVFSFSKRECEANAIAMFKSEFNTTEEQDLVSNIFNNAIENLAPDDRQLPQISNLLPLLKRGIGIHHSGLLPVLKEVIEILFQEGLIKVLFATETFSIGLNMPAKTVVFTDTRKFDGREQRDLSSGEYIQMSGRAGRRGLDDRGVVIMMCDEKLEPTVAKDMIKGEPDRLDSAFHLGYNMIMNLMKVEGINPEYMLERCFYQFQKNAGLPKLEEGSSTVNDSLT